One region of Streptomyces sp. CG4 genomic DNA includes:
- the coaD gene encoding pantetheine-phosphate adenylyltransferase, with the protein MRRAVCPGSFDPITNGHLDIIGRASRLYDEVYVAVMINKSKKGLFEIEERIELIREVTADYGNVRVEAFHGLLVDFCKQRDIPAIVKGLRAVSDFDYELQMAQMNNGLTGVETLFVPTNPTYSFLSSSLVKEVAAWGGDVSHLVPAPVLEALNKRLRKD; encoded by the coding sequence GTGCGCCGCGCCGTCTGTCCCGGGTCGTTCGACCCGATCACCAACGGACATCTCGACATCATTGGCCGCGCCTCCCGTCTGTACGACGAGGTCTACGTCGCCGTGATGATCAACAAGTCCAAGAAGGGCCTGTTCGAGATCGAGGAGCGGATCGAACTGATCCGCGAGGTCACCGCCGACTACGGCAACGTCCGGGTCGAGGCCTTCCACGGCCTCCTCGTCGACTTCTGCAAGCAGCGCGACATCCCGGCCATCGTCAAGGGCCTGCGCGCCGTCAGCGACTTCGACTACGAACTGCAGATGGCGCAGATGAACAACGGCCTCACCGGCGTCGAAACGCTGTTCGTGCCCACCAACCCCACCTACAGCTTCCTCTCCTCCTCCCTGGTCAAGGAAGTCGCGGCCTGGGGCGGCGACGTCTCCCACCTGGTGCCCGCCCCGGTGCTGGAGGCCCTGAACAAGCGCCTGCGCAAGGACTGA
- the rsmD gene encoding 16S rRNA (guanine(966)-N(2))-methyltransferase RsmD — protein sequence MTRVIAGRAGGRRLSVPPGTGTRPTSDRAREGLFSTWQSLLGGPLDGERVLDLYAGSGAVGLEALSRGASHTLLVEADARAAKVVRENAKNLALPGAEVRAGKAEQVIRTAPPAEPYDLVFLDPPYAVTDDDLREILLTLLSEGWLAEEALVTVERSTRGGPFHWPDGFEALRSRRYGEGTFWYGRAAATCEDAR from the coding sequence ATGACCCGCGTGATCGCCGGTCGGGCAGGCGGACGGCGCCTGTCAGTACCGCCCGGCACTGGAACCCGGCCGACATCAGACCGAGCACGCGAAGGCCTCTTCTCCACCTGGCAGTCGCTCCTCGGCGGCCCCCTGGACGGCGAACGGGTCCTCGACCTCTACGCCGGCTCGGGAGCCGTAGGCCTGGAGGCGCTGTCCCGAGGCGCGAGCCACACCCTTCTCGTCGAGGCCGACGCCCGCGCCGCGAAGGTCGTCCGCGAGAACGCGAAGAACCTCGCCCTCCCCGGCGCCGAGGTGAGAGCGGGCAAAGCGGAACAAGTCATCAGAACCGCACCCCCCGCCGAGCCGTACGACCTCGTCTTCCTCGACCCCCCGTACGCCGTCACGGACGACGATCTTCGCGAGATTCTGCTCACACTCCTCTCGGAAGGCTGGCTCGCCGAAGAAGCCCTCGTCACCGTGGAGCGCAGCACGAGAGGCGGCCCATTCCACTGGCCGGACGGCTTCGAGGCCCTGCGGTCCCGTCGCTACGGTGAGGGAACGTTTTGGTACGGTCGCGCCGCCGCTACGTGCGAAGACGCACGATGA
- a CDS encoding helicase-related protein, protein MDPVPALEEPLKQPLKSVLGPATAKVMAEHLGLHTVGDLLHHYPRRYEERGQLTHLADLPMDEHVTVVAQVADARLHTFASAKAPRGKGQRLEVTITDGSGRLQLVFFGNGVHKPHKELLPGTRALFAGKVSVFNRRLQLAHPAYELLRGDSDETVESWAGALIPIYPATAKLESWKIGKAVQTVLPTAQEAVDPLPPSLREGRALLPLPEAILKIHRPHTKADIAGARARLKWDEAFVLQVALARRRHADAQLPAVPRRPTPDGLLAAFDDRLPFTLTEGQQKVSKEIFDDLATEHPMHRLLQGEVGSGKAQPLDSLVLAPSGFRRMGDLAAGDEVVVPDGEIAVVDGVFPQGERDVWRLVLSDGSSVECDDEHLWIVGTRRGWHRGQAPRVMTTREIRCDTVEADGSSKWYLPVAAPVDLGGDAQLPLDPYLFGLLLGDGSFRHTVRLSTADAEIRDAVASAVAPDCRLVPVTGSRCDYTLELARRTGGVRNPVIQTLRDLGLWGTASHGTFIPAEFKNTSIKNRLALLQGLLDTDGTVQANGPDISFCSASRRLADDVAWLVRSLGGRARVLPKRGAFEVSVALPGEYAPFRLSRKADRVRPRPEYDTFRRGIRAVEHVGRKPVQCISVAHPSRAYVTDNFTVTHNTMVALRAMLAVVDAGGQAAMLAPTEVLAQQHHRSITEMMGELAEGGMLGGAEQATKVVLLTGSMGAAARRQALLDLVTGEAGVVIGTHALIEDKIQFHDLGLVVVDEQHRFGVEQRDALRGKGKQPPHLLVMTATPIPRTVAMTVFGDLETSVLDQLPAGRSPIASHVVPAADKPHFLARAWERVREEVANGHQAYVVCPRIGDDIDEAADPRKAKKSPEDEAEKRPPLAVLDVADQLAKGPLQGLRVEVLHGRMHPDDKDAVMRRFAAGETDVLVATTVIEVGVNVPNATAMVIMDADRFGVSQLHQLRGRVGRGSAPGLCLLVTEMPEASAARQRLNAVASTLDGFELSRIDLEQRREGDVLGQAQSGARTSLRVLAVIEDEEVIAEAREEATAVVTADPELRHLPGLRTALDALLDEEREQYLEKG, encoded by the coding sequence ATGGATCCCGTGCCCGCACTGGAAGAACCACTGAAGCAGCCACTGAAGTCAGTGCTCGGCCCCGCCACCGCGAAGGTGATGGCCGAGCACCTCGGCCTGCACACCGTCGGCGACCTGCTCCACCACTACCCGCGCAGATACGAGGAGCGCGGCCAGCTCACCCATCTCGCCGACCTCCCCATGGACGAGCACGTCACGGTGGTCGCCCAGGTGGCCGACGCCCGGCTGCACACCTTCGCCTCCGCCAAGGCCCCCCGCGGCAAGGGCCAGCGGCTGGAGGTCACGATCACCGACGGCAGCGGCCGGCTCCAGCTGGTCTTCTTCGGCAACGGCGTCCACAAGCCGCACAAGGAGCTGCTGCCGGGCACGCGCGCGTTGTTCGCCGGCAAGGTCTCCGTCTTCAACCGCCGCCTCCAACTGGCCCATCCGGCCTACGAGTTGCTGCGAGGCGACAGTGACGAGACGGTGGAGAGCTGGGCCGGCGCCCTGATCCCCATCTACCCGGCCACGGCCAAACTGGAGTCCTGGAAGATCGGCAAGGCGGTCCAGACGGTGCTGCCCACCGCGCAGGAGGCCGTCGACCCGCTGCCGCCGTCCCTCCGCGAGGGCCGCGCCCTCCTCCCTCTCCCCGAGGCCATCCTCAAGATCCACCGTCCGCACACCAAGGCCGACATCGCGGGCGCCCGTGCCCGCCTGAAGTGGGACGAGGCCTTCGTCCTCCAGGTCGCCCTGGCCCGCCGCCGCCACGCGGACGCCCAGCTCCCCGCCGTGCCGCGCCGTCCCACGCCCGACGGCCTCCTCGCGGCCTTCGACGACCGCCTGCCCTTCACCCTCACCGAGGGTCAGCAGAAGGTCTCCAAGGAGATCTTCGACGACCTCGCCACGGAACACCCGATGCACCGCCTGCTGCAGGGCGAGGTCGGCTCGGGGAAGGCCCAGCCGCTCGACTCGCTCGTGCTCGCACCATCCGGATTCCGTCGTATGGGGGACCTGGCGGCCGGAGACGAAGTTGTCGTTCCGGACGGGGAGATCGCGGTGGTCGACGGTGTCTTCCCGCAGGGAGAGCGCGATGTCTGGCGGCTGGTCCTCTCTGACGGAAGTTCCGTGGAGTGCGACGACGAGCATCTCTGGATCGTCGGCACGCGCCGTGGGTGGCACCGTGGCCAGGCCCCCAGGGTCATGACGACCCGGGAGATCCGTTGCGACACGGTCGAGGCCGACGGATCTTCGAAGTGGTATCTCCCCGTGGCGGCCCCGGTCGACCTGGGGGGCGATGCGCAGCTTCCGCTCGACCCCTACCTGTTCGGTCTGCTGCTGGGCGACGGCTCGTTCCGGCACACCGTGAGGCTGTCCACCGCCGACGCCGAGATCCGCGACGCCGTGGCGTCGGCGGTGGCTCCCGACTGCCGTCTTGTTCCGGTCACGGGCTCTCGATGCGACTACACGCTTGAACTCGCCCGTCGCACGGGCGGAGTGCGCAACCCCGTCATCCAGACCCTCCGTGATCTGGGATTGTGGGGGACGGCCTCGCACGGCACGTTCATCCCCGCCGAGTTCAAGAACACCTCGATCAAGAACCGTCTCGCGCTGCTGCAGGGGCTCCTGGACACGGACGGCACCGTTCAGGCGAATGGCCCCGACATCTCGTTCTGCTCGGCCTCACGCCGGCTCGCGGACGATGTCGCCTGGCTCGTGCGTTCGCTGGGAGGCAGAGCACGGGTCCTGCCGAAGCGAGGCGCCTTCGAGGTCTCCGTCGCGCTGCCGGGCGAGTACGCCCCGTTTCGGCTGTCCCGCAAGGCGGACCGGGTCCGGCCCCGGCCGGAATACGACACCTTCCGCCGCGGGATCCGTGCCGTCGAACATGTGGGGCGCAAGCCGGTCCAGTGCATCAGCGTCGCCCACCCCAGCCGTGCCTACGTCACCGACAACTTCACCGTGACCCACAACACCATGGTGGCCCTGCGCGCGATGCTCGCCGTGGTCGACGCCGGCGGTCAGGCGGCCATGCTCGCGCCCACCGAGGTCCTCGCCCAGCAGCACCACCGCTCGATCACCGAGATGATGGGCGAGCTGGCCGAGGGAGGCATGCTGGGCGGCGCCGAGCAGGCCACCAAGGTCGTGCTGCTCACCGGCTCCATGGGCGCCGCCGCCCGCCGCCAGGCCCTGCTGGACCTCGTCACCGGCGAGGCCGGCGTCGTCATCGGCACCCACGCCCTGATCGAGGACAAGATTCAGTTCCACGATCTCGGCCTGGTCGTGGTCGACGAACAGCACCGCTTCGGCGTGGAACAGCGAGACGCCCTGCGCGGCAAGGGAAAGCAGCCTCCCCACCTCCTCGTCATGACGGCCACCCCCATCCCGCGCACGGTCGCCATGACGGTCTTCGGCGACCTGGAGACCTCCGTCCTCGACCAGCTCCCGGCCGGCCGCTCCCCGATCGCCAGTCATGTGGTCCCCGCCGCCGACAAGCCCCACTTCCTCGCCCGCGCCTGGGAGCGGGTCCGCGAGGAGGTGGCGAACGGCCACCAGGCGTACGTCGTCTGCCCCCGCATCGGCGACGACATCGATGAGGCCGCCGACCCGAGGAAGGCGAAGAAGTCCCCGGAGGACGAGGCCGAGAAGCGTCCGCCGCTCGCCGTCCTCGACGTGGCGGACCAGTTGGCCAAGGGCCCCCTTCAGGGCCTGCGGGTCGAGGTCCTCCACGGCCGTATGCACCCCGACGACAAGGACGCGGTCATGCGCCGCTTCGCGGCCGGCGAGACGGACGTCCTGGTCGCCACGACCGTGATCGAGGTCGGCGTCAACGTCCCCAACGCCACCGCCATGGTGATCATGGACGCCGACCGCTTCGGCGTCTCCCAGCTCCACCAGCTCCGCGGCCGCGTCGGCCGTGGCTCGGCCCCCGGCCTCTGTCTCCTGGTCACCGAGATGCCCGAGGCCAGCGCCGCCCGCCAGCGCCTGAACGCCGTCGCCTCCACCCTCGACGGCTTCGAGCTCTCTCGCATCGACCTCGAACAACGCCGCGAGGGCGACGTCCTCGGCCAGGCCCAGTCCGGCGCCCGCACCAGCCTGCGAGTCCTGGCGGTCATCGAGGACGAGGAGGTCATCGCGGAGGCCAGGGAGGAGGCGACGGCGGTGGTGACGGCGGATCCGGAGCTGCGGCACCTTCCGGGTCTGCGTACGGCCCTGGACGCCCTCTTGGACGAGGAGAGAGAGCAGTACCTGGAAAAGGGATGA